A single genomic interval of Deltaproteobacteria bacterium harbors:
- a CDS encoding polysaccharide biosynthesis/export family protein, with amino-acid sequence MKTLWAVACAAALIVSAVCLPVRAEERNVKNPGKASAAPPSSAAVASPSTAAPVPSQVPPAAAPVAGPEYRLGPEDILKVSVWENKDMTMDVAVRPDGKISLPLVQDVQAEGLTAAELASSIHQKLKAFVVEPQVSVIVIQVNAPRIFVIGNVAKPGTYLLRSDVSILQALAQAGGFTQFASPRSIKLVRGTGKKQEVRKINYYNLLEEEGEGNYMLKPGDTIVVP; translated from the coding sequence GTGAAGACCTTATGGGCGGTAGCCTGCGCGGCGGCTTTGATCGTTTCGGCGGTCTGCCTGCCGGTCCGTGCGGAAGAACGAAATGTCAAAAACCCGGGTAAGGCATCGGCTGCGCCTCCATCGTCGGCTGCCGTGGCTTCACCTTCGACTGCGGCGCCCGTGCCTTCACAGGTTCCCCCTGCGGCTGCCCCGGTCGCCGGTCCGGAATACAGGCTTGGGCCGGAAGACATCCTGAAGGTTTCCGTATGGGAAAACAAGGATATGACGATGGACGTGGCGGTGCGGCCGGACGGAAAGATATCGTTGCCGCTGGTCCAGGATGTCCAGGCTGAAGGGTTGACCGCGGCCGAACTGGCAAGCAGCATCCATCAGAAACTCAAGGCATTCGTCGTCGAGCCCCAGGTATCCGTCATCGTGATACAGGTAAACGCTCCGAGAATCTTCGTGATAGGCAATGTCGCAAAACCGGGGACGTATCTCTTGAGGAGCGACGTGTCGATTCTCCAGGCGCTCGCGCAGGCCGGCGGATTCACGCAGTTTGCTTCGCCCCGGAGCATCAAGCTGGTCCGTGGCACAGGCAAGAAGCAGGAGGTAAGGAAAATCAACTATTACAATCTGCTTGAAGAGGAAGGGGAGGGGAATTACATGCTGAAACCGGGCGACACGATCGTAGTGCCGTGA
- a CDS encoding sigma-54-dependent Fis family transcriptional regulator, with product MPSSTILVVDDDPVFMQFTKNLLTESGMEVVTAFNKAEAVETLDKHHFSCLIFDIFLPDGSGVDLIKPFRSNGGATPIIMVSGQGDVEEVVRAMKDGANDYIKKPFRGEELLLKIQMVLETSQAKWELEELKTKSRSEDEYKLLFSLSDRMSKVQAIVDQVANTDITVLITGESGTGKELVAKSLHKASERANEPFIKVNCAALPRELLESELFGFERGAFTGAHRRKYGRFEIAQNGTIFLDEISEMHQDLQSKLLHVLQERQFYRIGGEREVKVNCRILTATNKNLERMVDENRFRRDLFYRINVVNIILPPLRDRKDDIPLLVDYFLTRYSEMYNRERVNISPRLTDMFLNYSWPGNVRELENNIKRFVILGSESQLISEFLRKKENGSYSTYSDEREESHRPQPPRAAAGNNHAARNGNDTYLPEQGTLKEVAKIAQRNAERDLIERVLSQTRWNRRKAAQLLDISYKALLYKIKECGLNRE from the coding sequence ATGCCGTCTTCTACAATCCTTGTCGTCGACGACGATCCCGTTTTCATGCAGTTCACGAAAAATCTGCTCACGGAGAGCGGCATGGAGGTGGTTACCGCCTTCAACAAGGCGGAAGCGGTCGAGACCCTCGACAAGCACCACTTCTCCTGCCTGATATTCGACATTTTCCTTCCGGACGGGAGCGGAGTGGACCTCATAAAGCCGTTCCGTTCGAACGGGGGGGCCACCCCCATCATCATGGTCTCCGGCCAGGGTGACGTCGAAGAAGTCGTGCGAGCCATGAAAGACGGTGCGAACGACTACATCAAGAAGCCCTTCCGCGGCGAGGAACTGCTGCTCAAGATCCAGATGGTCCTCGAAACATCGCAGGCCAAGTGGGAACTCGAGGAACTGAAGACCAAGTCAAGGTCTGAGGACGAATACAAGCTCCTTTTCTCCTTGAGCGACAGGATGAGCAAGGTGCAGGCGATCGTCGACCAGGTGGCGAACACCGATATCACTGTCCTTATCACCGGGGAAAGCGGCACCGGCAAAGAGCTGGTGGCCAAATCGCTGCACAAGGCGTCCGAGCGTGCGAACGAACCCTTCATAAAGGTGAACTGCGCGGCCCTGCCGCGGGAGCTGCTGGAAAGTGAGCTTTTCGGGTTCGAACGCGGTGCGTTCACCGGCGCCCACCGGCGAAAGTACGGCCGCTTCGAGATCGCCCAGAACGGCACGATCTTCCTGGACGAAATCAGCGAGATGCACCAGGACCTTCAATCGAAACTTCTCCACGTCCTGCAGGAAAGGCAGTTCTACAGGATCGGAGGGGAAAGGGAAGTCAAGGTCAACTGCCGGATCCTTACGGCCACCAATAAAAACCTGGAGCGCATGGTGGACGAGAACCGCTTCCGGCGCGACCTTTTCTACCGGATCAATGTCGTGAACATAATCCTGCCTCCCTTGCGCGACCGGAAGGACGACATCCCGTTGCTGGTGGACTATTTCCTGACCCGATACTCGGAAATGTACAACCGGGAAAGAGTTAATATTTCCCCCCGTTTGACCGATATGTTCCTTAATTACTCCTGGCCCGGAAACGTGCGGGAGCTTGAGAACAACATCAAGCGGTTCGTCATCCTGGGCAGCGAGAGTCAGCTTATCTCGGAATTCCTGCGCAAAAAGGAGAACGGTTCCTATTCGACGTATAGTGATGAGCGCGAAGAGTCGCACCGTCCCCAACCTCCGAGGGCAGCGGCGGGGAACAACCATGCCGCACGGAACGGAAACGATACATACCTGCCGGAACAGGGGACGCTGAAAGAGGTTGCGAAGATCGCACAGCGCAACGCGGAGCGGGACCTGATCGAGCGGGTGCTCAGCCAGACGCGTTGGAACCGGCGAAAAGCCGCTCAACTGCTCGATATCAGTTATAAGGCATTACTGTACAAGATAAAGGAATGCGGACTGAACCGGGAGTAG
- a CDS encoding response regulator, translating to MQCLRVLIVDDDPKFLAQAQETLKNEKYDVTAVSNFDDAADHLRKVKGKTIILSELRAGKGCGFEFLRDTLRRYPDLPFTFLSTSPSLESVIEALKQGAYDFLRKPVAQGILLHSVARSVEKLNLSLESERVEKGVGERLSKIQADLKQTKVQAELKGFMISMAAHDFKSALTVLEGYYQDLDSRCSICASMEGAELVRQFGRSVRKLRAMANTLLDYEAARRGELQLQIKRFELHKVLNDCIAFYKPFAEQKQIRLVLENAGPGLSVKADPERVMQVLDNLLYNAIKFTPRDGQITVGAKPGDAVSATVWVADTGKGIPKAQAEKIFSEERIVSANDANARIGLGLHICKKLLEIQKGKIWLESEPGKGTKVSFSLPA from the coding sequence ATGCAATGCCTACGTGTCCTCATCGTCGACGACGACCCGAAATTCCTCGCCCAGGCGCAGGAGACTCTCAAAAACGAGAAATATGACGTCACCGCGGTTTCCAATTTCGACGATGCCGCGGATCACCTTCGGAAGGTCAAGGGGAAAACCATTATCCTGTCCGAATTGAGGGCCGGGAAGGGATGCGGGTTCGAATTCCTGAGGGACACGCTTCGCAGGTATCCTGACCTGCCGTTCACCTTCCTGTCCACATCTCCGTCGCTGGAATCGGTCATAGAGGCGCTTAAACAGGGGGCTTACGACTTCCTGAGGAAGCCCGTAGCCCAAGGCATCCTGCTTCATTCGGTCGCCCGTTCCGTCGAAAAACTGAATTTAAGCCTCGAAAGCGAACGGGTCGAGAAAGGCGTCGGCGAACGCCTGTCGAAGATCCAGGCGGACCTCAAGCAGACGAAGGTGCAGGCCGAGCTGAAAGGCTTCATGATTTCCATGGCTGCCCACGATTTCAAATCGGCGTTGACCGTTCTGGAAGGGTATTATCAGGACCTGGATTCGCGTTGCAGCATCTGCGCCAGCATGGAGGGCGCGGAGCTCGTTCGGCAGTTCGGCCGTTCGGTCCGGAAACTTCGGGCGATGGCAAACACCCTCCTGGATTACGAGGCCGCGCGCAGGGGGGAATTGCAGCTACAGATCAAAAGGTTCGAGCTTCACAAGGTTCTGAACGACTGCATCGCTTTCTACAAGCCCTTCGCGGAGCAGAAACAGATCCGGCTTGTTCTGGAAAACGCGGGACCCGGCTTGAGCGTGAAGGCGGACCCGGAACGGGTCATGCAAGTTCTGGACAATCTACTCTACAACGCCATCAAGTTCACCCCGCGTGACGGGCAGATCACTGTAGGGGCAAAGCCGGGGGACGCCGTATCGGCTACCGTCTGGGTCGCCGATACCGGGAAGGGTATTCCGAAGGCCCAGGCCGAAAAGATATTTTCCGAGGAACGGATCGTGTCCGCAAATGACGCAAATGCACGGATTGGCCTTGGTCTGCATATATGCAAGAAACTGCTTGAAATTCAGAAAGGGAAGATCTGGCTGGAAAGCGAACCGGGCAAAGGAACCAAGGTCTCTTTCTCCCTACCTGCGTAA
- a CDS encoding VCBS repeat-containing protein — translation MRVKTNSLLLAAIAAACFLVASGAAWAAKQVVAFFPLQNLSDNTIAADVDRLGRSIGEKLQDRLDVRIMAAAVPDDLTARRNKARGMGATYILAGAVSRIGRSVTLDLTLSTVEDPGKGRTLVVTGVDDGARKGADPPPAYARMATEAASRLKYLFFGDETVGEGAGRRKIPRLSGTVSRSRDIVGDVVSVARNDTDRDGKMEIVAAYPNDLAVYRMEGDDLVEKARITDAGADFIHVDAADINRNGIAEIISVRYVAGKSLSDVWEYDGDSRQYKPIARDIPYFLRALDIGKDGIVLAAQESDPVTIHKGPVFRLAPGKYGAAADDRSAALPLPDGTWIYSFAALNNGGKTRFATINERDRLNLLDENGKKLWEGMDSVSGTETAVRAPLVFAGKEDGRQDAKRLFMPNRMFGADLDGDRTDELIVMNNIVTAGAFFENIRVYSNAEAMCFAQDGDSLQLAWRTPQTGSSARDSFIDFSPSGRTLRIGIASRDKGKILGQFGEWNLIWLK, via the coding sequence ATGAGGGTGAAGACGAACTCGCTCCTCCTCGCAGCGATAGCGGCAGCCTGCTTCCTCGTTGCGTCCGGCGCCGCATGGGCGGCGAAGCAGGTCGTGGCCTTCTTTCCGCTGCAGAACCTGTCCGACAACACTATCGCCGCCGACGTCGATCGCCTTGGCCGGTCGATCGGAGAAAAACTCCAGGACCGGCTCGACGTGAGGATCATGGCCGCTGCGGTGCCTGATGACCTGACGGCAAGGAGAAACAAGGCTCGCGGCATGGGAGCGACCTACATCCTTGCAGGCGCCGTTTCGCGGATCGGCAGGTCCGTCACGTTGGACCTGACGCTTTCAACGGTCGAGGATCCCGGCAAAGGAAGAACGCTCGTCGTCACCGGCGTGGACGACGGCGCGCGAAAGGGGGCTGACCCGCCTCCGGCATATGCGCGAATGGCCACCGAAGCCGCTTCCAGGTTGAAATATCTTTTTTTCGGCGATGAAACGGTGGGCGAAGGGGCGGGCAGGAGGAAGATACCCCGCCTGTCGGGTACGGTGTCACGAAGCCGCGATATCGTGGGCGATGTCGTTTCAGTAGCCCGGAACGACACGGACCGGGACGGGAAGATGGAGATCGTCGCGGCGTACCCGAACGACCTCGCGGTGTACCGGATGGAAGGCGACGACCTGGTGGAAAAGGCGCGCATTACCGACGCAGGCGCCGATTTCATCCACGTGGACGCGGCGGACATCAACAGGAACGGGATCGCGGAGATCATATCCGTGCGCTACGTCGCCGGGAAATCGCTTTCCGACGTCTGGGAGTACGACGGCGACAGCAGGCAGTACAAGCCGATCGCCCGGGACATCCCCTATTTCCTGCGCGCGCTGGACATTGGGAAGGACGGTATCGTACTCGCCGCCCAGGAATCCGATCCGGTCACGATCCACAAAGGCCCGGTGTTCCGCCTGGCTCCGGGAAAATACGGCGCAGCGGCCGATGACAGGAGTGCCGCGCTCCCGCTCCCCGACGGGACCTGGATATACTCGTTCGCGGCATTGAACAACGGCGGGAAAACGAGATTCGCAACGATCAACGAAAGGGACCGGCTCAACCTTCTGGACGAAAACGGGAAGAAACTGTGGGAGGGGATGGACTCCGTGTCGGGAACGGAAACGGCGGTGCGCGCACCCCTTGTTTTCGCAGGCAAGGAGGACGGTCGACAGGACGCGAAACGGCTTTTTATGCCGAACCGGATGTTCGGGGCGGACCTGGACGGCGACAGGACGGACGAGTTGATCGTCATGAACAACATCGTCACTGCCGGGGCATTCTTCGAGAATATACGGGTTTACTCGAACGCCGAGGCGATGTGCTTCGCACAGGACGGAGATTCGCTCCAGCTCGCCTGGCGGACGCCGCAGACGGGCAGCTCCGCGAGGGACTCCTTTATCGATTTTTCGCCCTCCGGACGGACGCTCCGCATCGGGATCGCATCCCGGGACAAGGGGAAAATCCTCGGCCAGTTCGGAGAGTGGAACCTCATCTGGTTGAAATGA
- a CDS encoding isochorismatase family protein yields the protein MVDFLNREDALLLVVDVQSRLVPAIHPDLYPRALKNMQIMIEAAGTLGLPILLTEQYPKGLGSTVPEIMQPLEGKRFQRIEKLTFSCARDEGFLQAVASAGRKQVAIVGMETHVCVYQTSADLTRAGYSVFVIDDAVSSRFMHNYQSGLQALRDAGCTVFSTETAVFQLLKVAATPEFKKVASLIR from the coding sequence ATGGTCGATTTCCTGAACAGGGAGGATGCGCTGCTCCTCGTGGTGGACGTACAGTCCCGGCTCGTCCCTGCAATCCACCCGGATCTTTACCCGAGGGCGCTGAAGAACATGCAGATAATGATCGAGGCGGCGGGCACGCTGGGACTTCCGATCCTGCTTACGGAGCAGTATCCGAAAGGGTTGGGATCCACGGTACCGGAGATAATGCAGCCCCTGGAGGGGAAACGATTCCAGCGGATCGAAAAATTGACTTTCAGCTGCGCGCGCGACGAGGGGTTCCTGCAGGCCGTCGCATCGGCCGGACGGAAACAGGTTGCGATCGTCGGCATGGAAACGCACGTCTGCGTCTACCAGACATCGGCGGACCTCACGCGCGCCGGATATTCGGTCTTCGTCATCGACGACGCGGTATCCTCCCGCTTCATGCACAACTACCAAAGCGGTCTCCAGGCCCTGCGCGACGCCGGATGCACGGTCTTCAGCACCGAGACGGCGGTTTTCCAGCTGTTGAAGGTCGCGGCCACTCCGGAATTCAAAAAGGTGGCGTCGCTGATCCGATGA
- a CDS encoding aminopeptidase P family protein, with product MYRLTPKEEIGKRLAALRARLIEAGVDAAVVVQNADLFYFAGSIQQGILVVRAEGDPVYFVRKVYERAMTESPVEIIERIASPREIPAYFEKKGIAFRSLGFEMDVMPVQTFNRYSSMFPAAKAVDISAIVREIRSVKGPSEIDALRACGKNLSALISSARQEIRPGMTEKELQGILQGRAIAAGHTTITRMRAWNQEVGLGCVISGPDAAIPSYADFPTAGKGLGPYAPAGQGHRPFGVDEPIIVDTMWAQDGYLVDMARTFVIGTLPEKLAKAYAMTVKILRNIESAIRPGAVAGDLYEIGLEMASRGPFAAKFMGPPGYNVKFIGHGIGIETDEIPFIAKGSKTVLAAGMTFAMEPKFVFPGEGAVGIENAYLVTHEGFEKLTIMEEEVIACDVQGR from the coding sequence ATGTACAGGCTGACGCCGAAAGAGGAGATAGGAAAGCGGTTGGCGGCGCTTCGGGCGAGGCTCATCGAGGCAGGCGTCGATGCAGCGGTCGTGGTTCAGAATGCCGACCTGTTTTATTTCGCAGGCTCCATCCAGCAGGGGATCCTGGTGGTCCGCGCCGAGGGAGATCCGGTCTACTTCGTACGAAAGGTGTACGAGCGCGCGATGACCGAATCGCCTGTCGAAATCATCGAAAGGATCGCAAGCCCCAGAGAGATCCCCGCCTATTTCGAGAAAAAGGGCATTGCCTTCCGGTCGCTCGGGTTCGAGATGGACGTCATGCCGGTGCAGACCTTCAACCGTTACTCCTCAATGTTTCCAGCCGCGAAGGCGGTGGACATATCCGCCATCGTAAGGGAAATCCGCTCGGTCAAGGGGCCGTCCGAAATCGATGCGCTGCGCGCCTGCGGAAAAAATCTTTCTGCGCTCATATCCTCCGCCCGGCAGGAGATACGGCCCGGCATGACCGAAAAGGAGCTGCAGGGAATTCTACAGGGCAGGGCGATCGCCGCCGGCCACACGACCATCACCCGAATGCGCGCCTGGAACCAGGAAGTGGGGCTGGGATGCGTGATTTCCGGACCTGACGCCGCGATACCCTCCTACGCCGATTTCCCGACCGCCGGAAAAGGATTGGGCCCGTACGCCCCCGCAGGGCAGGGACATCGTCCCTTCGGCGTCGACGAGCCGATCATCGTCGATACCATGTGGGCGCAGGACGGCTACCTGGTTGACATGGCCCGGACCTTCGTAATCGGCACGCTGCCGGAGAAGCTCGCCAAAGCCTACGCCATGACGGTCAAGATCCTGCGGAACATCGAAAGCGCCATACGCCCGGGAGCGGTAGCGGGAGACCTTTACGAAATCGGACTGGAAATGGCGTCTCGCGGTCCCTTCGCTGCGAAATTCATGGGCCCTCCCGGATACAACGTCAAGTTCATCGGGCACGGCATCGGGATCGAAACCGACGAGATTCCTTTCATCGCCAAAGGATCGAAGACCGTCCTGGCGGCAGGGATGACGTTCGCCATGGAACCCAAGTTCGTCTTCCCCGGCGAAGGCGCGGTCGGAATAGAGAACGCATATCTCGTCACACATGAGGGGTTCGAGAAACTCACTATAATGGAAGAAGAAGTCATCGCCTGCGACGTCCAAGGCCGATAA
- a CDS encoding type II toxin-antitoxin system HicB family antitoxin — translation MKNMMTHLGYYGSVCYNDEDRIFYGKIEFIRALVSYEGTDVASLRKAFEESVDDYLEMCGKRGIEPEKSLKGSFNVRIGPELHRRLALTAARKGLSLNKYIADLLKKSA, via the coding sequence ATGAAAAACATGATGACCCATCTCGGATATTACGGTTCCGTATGCTACAACGATGAGGACCGGATCTTTTACGGAAAAATCGAATTCATCCGGGCATTGGTAAGTTACGAGGGAACAGATGTGGCCTCACTGAGGAAGGCGTTTGAAGAGTCGGTCGATGACTATCTGGAGATGTGTGGCAAACGAGGGATCGAGCCGGAGAAATCATTAAAAGGCAGTTTCAATGTTCGCATTGGCCCCGAATTGCACCGCCGGCTTGCACTGACTGCTGCCCGCAAGGGTTTGAGCCTGAATAAATACATAGCAGACCTGCTGAAAAAGTCCGCTTAG
- a CDS encoding type II toxin-antitoxin system HicA family toxin has translation MTKRDKLIQRFRSRPKDFTWNELVAMLEGFGYSRAGIGKTGGSRVRFSHPDYPQINLHRPHPTPILKRYQVEQVEELLKGEGLI, from the coding sequence GTGACAAAACGCGATAAGTTAATTCAACGGTTCCGTTCCAGACCGAAAGATTTCACATGGAACGAACTCGTAGCAATGCTGGAGGGATTCGGATATAGCAGAGCGGGCATCGGGAAAACCGGCGGATCACGCGTTCGTTTTTCCCACCCGGATTATCCGCAGATAAACCTTCATCGGCCCCATCCAACCCCGATTTTGAAGCGTTATCAAGTGGAGCAGGTCGAGGAACTCCTGAAGGGGGAAGGATTGATATGA
- a CDS encoding DUF169 domain-containing protein: MDAATLNAQLEKYLRVHTFPVGIKSFKPGEPLPDKVKIPSKHLGVKVAVCQAISIARRYGWAVAMSGADVSCPIAKAVFGFEERNEYYSSGTLAEGMYAACREAGARFEDALEKYDYGEYAHVVAGPLGRANFIPDTVLVYGNSAQVLRLLNACLYKKGGSIKSDFSGRGDCADIVIKGKKTGEPQVILPCFGDRVFGMTGDDEMAFTFPFAMSEEVVEGLEKTHAGGVRYPVPVFLRYQAEFPKSYQELETLWSEKK, encoded by the coding sequence ATGGACGCCGCCACGCTGAACGCCCAACTCGAAAAATATCTGCGCGTGCATACTTTCCCGGTGGGAATAAAGTCCTTCAAGCCCGGCGAGCCGCTTCCGGATAAGGTTAAGATTCCATCGAAGCATCTTGGAGTAAAGGTCGCCGTCTGCCAGGCGATATCCATCGCACGCCGTTACGGTTGGGCGGTTGCGATGTCCGGTGCGGACGTTTCCTGCCCGATCGCGAAAGCCGTGTTCGGCTTCGAGGAACGAAACGAATACTATTCATCGGGGACGCTGGCGGAGGGGATGTACGCCGCCTGCCGCGAGGCGGGCGCAAGGTTCGAGGATGCACTGGAGAAATACGACTACGGCGAGTATGCCCATGTGGTAGCCGGTCCGCTCGGCCGCGCGAACTTCATTCCCGACACCGTACTGGTTTACGGAAATTCCGCGCAGGTGCTTAGGCTGCTCAACGCCTGCCTCTACAAGAAAGGCGGCAGCATCAAGAGCGACTTTTCCGGCCGAGGTGATTGCGCCGATATCGTCATCAAAGGGAAAAAAACCGGTGAGCCGCAGGTCATCCTTCCATGCTTCGGCGACAGGGTCTTCGGCATGACGGGCGACGACGAGATGGCGTTCACCTTTCCGTTCGCAATGAGCGAAGAGGTTGTCGAGGGGCTTGAGAAGACGCACGCAGGCGGCGTCCGATACCCGGTCCCCGTCTTCCTGCGTTACCAGGCCGAATTCCCCAAGTCCTACCAGGAACTCGAAACACTCTGGTCCGAGAAAAAATAA
- a CDS encoding AMP-binding protein encodes MIDRTRGFYYEEQEKMSPKDRAGYQNRIFRETVRYAYEKAPGTRKKMDEAGVRPEDVKDVTDSNKIPLTRKADLKNIQKAEPPFGGLASVEPGQMRRIYVSPGPTYDPEGRDGTHWRWEKAFVAAGFREGDIVQNTFMYHFSPAGLMFDEALIRIGCTVIPAGVGNTEMQAQVLRDLSVTGYVGTPSFLMSILEKAREMGVTPGDGLMLQVALVAAEMLPESLRKRFREEFGIRVRQAYGTADVGSLAYECHEANGMHINDEIVMELLDPASGKTVGPGEIGEVVVTLPNTIYPLVRFATGDLSIRTEETCRCGRTSSRLVRIVGRVDQVTKIKGMFVHPEQVMQLERKVPEISAAQIVVSRAGHEDKMEIRALLAAGAASSDSLRERIAETARELTRLRGEVVFLQESEMTEREKKIIDARKWD; translated from the coding sequence ATGATCGACCGGACGCGCGGGTTCTATTACGAAGAGCAGGAGAAGATGTCGCCGAAGGACCGGGCGGGATACCAGAACCGGATCTTCCGGGAAACGGTGCGATACGCCTACGAGAAGGCTCCGGGAACGCGCAAGAAGATGGACGAGGCGGGCGTACGGCCGGAGGACGTAAAGGACGTCACCGATTCGAATAAAATCCCCCTGACCCGGAAAGCGGACCTGAAAAACATCCAGAAAGCGGAACCGCCGTTCGGCGGCCTGGCTTCCGTGGAGCCGGGTCAAATGCGCCGCATTTACGTATCGCCGGGCCCGACCTACGATCCTGAAGGGAGGGACGGGACCCACTGGCGATGGGAGAAGGCTTTCGTGGCCGCAGGTTTCCGCGAGGGCGATATCGTCCAGAACACGTTCATGTATCACTTTTCTCCGGCGGGCTTGATGTTCGACGAAGCGCTGATCCGGATCGGTTGCACCGTGATCCCGGCCGGTGTCGGCAACACCGAGATGCAGGCGCAGGTTTTAAGGGACCTGTCCGTCACCGGGTACGTCGGGACGCCGTCGTTCCTGATGTCCATTCTGGAGAAGGCCAGGGAGATGGGTGTGACGCCCGGGGACGGATTGATGCTCCAGGTCGCGCTGGTCGCCGCGGAGATGCTGCCGGAATCGCTCCGCAAACGGTTCAGGGAGGAATTCGGTATCCGGGTCCGACAGGCATACGGTACTGCCGATGTGGGATCGCTCGCATACGAGTGCCACGAGGCGAACGGAATGCACATCAACGACGAGATCGTGATGGAGCTCCTCGACCCCGCTTCCGGCAAGACCGTCGGGCCCGGCGAGATCGGCGAGGTTGTCGTCACCCTGCCGAACACGATCTATCCGCTTGTCCGTTTCGCCACCGGAGACCTTTCCATCCGCACCGAAGAAACGTGCCGTTGCGGCCGAACCTCCTCCCGCCTCGTACGTATCGTGGGAAGGGTGGACCAGGTGACCAAGATCAAGGGGATGTTCGTCCATCCCGAACAGGTGATGCAGCTCGAAAGGAAGGTTCCGGAAATATCCGCCGCGCAGATCGTGGTTTCCCGGGCAGGTCACGAGGATAAAATGGAGATCCGCGCGCTGCTCGCCGCCGGTGCGGCTTCCTCGGACTCGCTCCGGGAGAGGATCGCCGAGACCGCGCGGGAGTTGACGCGCCTGCGGGGCGAGGTCGTATTTCTGCAGGAATCGGAGATGACCGAGCGGGAAAAGAAAATCATCGACGCACGAAAGTGGGATTGA
- a CDS encoding ABC transporter ATP-binding protein encodes MLKVNNIEVIYSDVILVLKGLSLVVPQGQIVALLGANGAGKSTTLKAISGLLKSEEGEVTDGEILFEGEKINGRDAEDIVRRGIFQVMEGRRVFEDLTVEENLRCGAYTRKDGKNVKGDYERVYTYFPRLKERRKGLAGYLSGGEQQMLAIGRALMARPKLMLLDEPSLGLSPLLVKEIFAIIKDINEKEKSTILLVEQNARVALSISSYGYIMENGKVVLDGETEKLANNEDVKEFYLGMNEVGARKSYRDIKHYKRRKRWLS; translated from the coding sequence ATGCTTAAAGTGAACAACATAGAGGTGATCTACTCGGACGTTATCCTGGTGCTCAAGGGGCTCTCTCTCGTCGTGCCGCAGGGGCAGATCGTGGCGCTCCTGGGGGCGAACGGCGCGGGAAAGAGCACAACCCTCAAGGCGATCTCCGGCCTCCTCAAGTCCGAGGAGGGAGAGGTGACCGACGGAGAGATCCTTTTCGAGGGGGAGAAGATAAACGGGCGCGACGCGGAGGATATCGTCCGGCGGGGGATCTTCCAGGTGATGGAAGGCCGCAGGGTGTTCGAGGACCTGACGGTGGAGGAGAACCTGCGGTGCGGAGCGTATACGCGGAAGGACGGGAAGAACGTCAAAGGGGATTACGAGCGGGTCTACACCTATTTTCCACGCCTGAAGGAGCGCCGGAAGGGGCTGGCCGGGTACCTGTCCGGCGGCGAGCAGCAGATGCTGGCCATCGGGAGGGCGCTCATGGCCCGGCCGAAGCTGATGCTTCTTGACGAGCCGTCTCTCGGGTTGTCGCCTCTCCTTGTGAAGGAGATCTTCGCTATAATCAAGGACATAAACGAAAAGGAGAAATCGACGATCCTTCTCGTGGAGCAGAACGCCCGCGTAGCCCTCTCCATTTCGAGCTACGGCTATATCATGGAGAACGGAAAGGTCGTCCTCGACGGGGAGACGGAAAAACTGGCGAACAACGAGGACGTCAAGGAGTTCTACCTCGGCATGAACGAAGTCGGCGCCCGGAAATCCTACCGCGACATCAAACACTACAAACGCCGCAAACGCTGGCTCTCGTAA